A window of Rhodospirillaceae bacterium genomic DNA:
AAGTTGACGGAGGCGCGATCTCACTTATTCAATCAGCTGCGTTTGATCTCAATGTTTCTCAACGCACTGATATATCTGATGCAGAAATTCAGCAGCGCTGCTTGTATGCCCTTGTCAACCGTGGCGCGCAGTTGCTTGAGGATGGTATCGCGCTGCGCGCCAGCGATATTGATGTTGTTTGGGCTTCAGGCTACGGCTTCCCAGCCTATCGTGGCGGTCCGATGTTTTACGGTGATACGCTGGGCCTAGGTCAGATCGTAAAAGCCTTCAATGATTTTGCGGGCTCATTTGGCAATGAGTATGGCTACTGGACTCCGGCACCGTTGCTGACTCGGTTAGCAAATGCGGGGAGAACTTTCGCCGCCTTTGACAAAGCCAGCGGTTCTTAGCTGTCTTCCGGAGGCAGGTCTGCAACATCCTGACGCCAGTCATAGGAAGGAGATCCATCGTCATTGAGCAGGGCAAAGGTTTTACCCCGGAGAACCGGTTCGGTCAGGCTTGCGACAGCCACCGTCGCGACATCACCGATATCCACAACCCGTTCCGCCATTGGCAGCTTTATGTAATCCGGACGTCTTGCCGCCCGAATGGCTTTTGTACCACCTTCAGTATCCACCAGCCCAGCTGGGCCAATGATGGTGAAGGGAACGCCACTTTCCTTTAATCGGTTTTCTGCTTTCGTTTTCCAATAGCCTACGTAGCCGAACAGCGGGTTTAGCTTTTGGTCTCTTGCTGGTCCGGCTGAGCCAGATGAAATCAACACGAAATGTTTTGCTTTTTCAGCTTTTGCCGCATCAACCAAATGACGGACGCCCAGGTAATCCACAAATTGGCCGCCGTTGGGGCCTGCAAACTCTGTATAGCCAATGGCGCAGATTACAGCGTCCATGCCATTGACGGCCCGCGCTACGTCGTTGGGATTGCGGACGTCGCAACTCATCCAGTCCACGATCTCGCCAAAGCGAGCTTTTGCCCGCTCGGCATCGCGGGTTAATCCGCGCACCCGATATCCGTCCGCGAGCAAGGCCGCGACAATGCGTTGACCGGTGCGTCCGGTCGCGCCTGCGACAACGACAGTAGAAACCTGCTTTTGCCCATAGACAGATCTGCTGAGGCCCGTTATGCCAACCACGCCGAGTGCAAAGGAGCGCCGAGAGAGTGTGAGGGTGCGTTTCATTTGTCAGCGTCTCCCTTTGAAAGTCGGTGACAGGTGGCGAGTCCACCAGCCGTCAACTCGGCGTCCTCTGAGAATCCCACTTGGAAAACCCATTGATTCAGGTTCGGCCAGAAATCGAGCATCACATGCGTGGCTTGACTCAGTGTGCAGAACCACCCTTCTGTCTCAGGAAGTGGCACGGTTTGGCCGCGCATTCCCTGACTGGTAAGAAAGAAACGGCGGATCGGCGCATCTGGCCCATCTAAGGCATCAATCTCCGCGAGGGCGGGTAAATCCATCGGCATATCAATAGATTTCGGCTGATTTTGCTCAGGAATATGCTGAGCCAGAACGGCGGGGAAAAATGAGTTACTGAGCAGGGCGACAGCGAGAAAAACGCAGGCCCCCAATCCGGGCCAGAAATTCTTCCGTCGTTTCATCTCGGTGTTCATTTGATCAATGCTCCCAAAACCTATGAAAACTTATGGGAAATTACTGGTTGCCGCAAATCGGTCACGGCTCACCCTATAACGTTGAAATCAGTTAAGCCGTCTCGACATGTATCGTGTAACACGTCAGAATTTGGCTCAATGTGCATCTGCAACGCTGATTTCCGGAGGATGCTGTGAGCTTCAAGAAACGTCTCATTTTCTTTGTGGTTGGGCTTGGAGTGTCTCTGCTCACCTATAACTTGGTGTTTGCCTCTGAAACCAACACCTCTGGTGCCACTGAGTCTCAGCGTATTCTCGATGCTGTAAAGGTGTGGGTGAATGGCCGCTACGACAGTTCTGAACAGGTT
This region includes:
- a CDS encoding SDR family oxidoreductase, which translates into the protein MKRTLTLSRRSFALGVVGITGLSRSVYGQKQVSTVVVAGATGRTGQRIVAALLADGYRVRGLTRDAERAKARFGEIVDWMSCDVRNPNDVARAVNGMDAVICAIGYTEFAGPNGGQFVDYLGVRHLVDAAKAEKAKHFVLISSGSAGPARDQKLNPLFGYVGYWKTKAENRLKESGVPFTIIGPAGLVDTEGGTKAIRAARRPDYIKLPMAERVVDIGDVATVAVASLTEPVLRGKTFALLNDDGSPSYDWRQDVADLPPEDS